In the genome of Streptomyces sp. Q6, the window TCGCCGCGTTCGGCAGCTCGAAGAAGGCCGCGCTCTGAGCCCTCCGGGGTGACACACCGCGAGAACACATGGGTCGGGCCCCGCCGAATGATTCGGCGGGGCCCGACCCATGGACGGCTGCGGAGGCGTCAGCGACGGTGGTGCGAGTCGGCCACCGTGACCTCGACCCGCTGGAACTCCTTGAGCTCGCTGTAGCCGGTCGTCGCCATGGCCCGCTTCAGCGAACCGAAGAGGTTCATCGAACCGTCGGGCGAGTGCGAGGGACCGGTGAGGACCTCCTCGGTCGTCCCGACCGTGCCGAGGTCGACCTTCTTGCCGCGCGGCACGTCCTCGTGGACGGCCTCCATGCCCCAGTGGTGCCCCTTGCCGGGCGCGTCCGTGGCGCGCGCCAGCGGCGAGCCCATCATCACGGCGTCGGCGCCGCAGGCGATGGCCTTCGGCAGGTCGCCGGACCAGCCCACGCCACCGTCGGCGATGACATGCACGTACCGGCCGCCGGACTCGTCCATGTAGTCACGGCGCGCGGCCGCGACGTCGGCGACGGCCGTGGCCATCGGCACCTGGATGCCCAGCACGTTCCGCGTCGTGTGGGCGGCGCCGCCGCCGAACCCGACGAGGACACCCGCGGCACCGGTGCGCATGAGGTGCAGCGCGGCGGTGTACGTGGCACAGCCGCCCACGATCACCGGCACGTCCAGCTCGTAGATGAACTGCTTCAGGTTCAGCGGCTCGGCGGCACCGGAGACGTGCTCGGCGGAGACCGTGGTCCCGCGGATCACGAAGATGTCGACGCCCGCGTCCACGACGGCCTTGGAGAACTCGACCGTGCGCTGCGGCGAGAGCGCGGCGGCGGTGACGACACCGGAGTCGCGCACCTCCTTGATGCGCTGCTTGATCAGGTCGGCCTGGATCGGCGCGGAGTAGATCTCCTGGAGGCGGCGGGTCGCGGCCTCGGGCGTCAGCTCGGTGATCTCGTCGAGCAGCGGCTGCGGGTCCTCGTACCGGGTCCAGAGACCTTCGAGGTTCAGCACGCCGAGGCCGCCGAGCTCGCCGATGCGGATGGCGGTGGCCGGGGAGACCACGGAGTCCATGGGAGCGGCCAGGAACGGCAGCTCGAACCGATAGGCGTCGATCTGCCAGGCGATCGAGACCTCCTTCGGGTCGCGGGTGCGCCGGCTCGGTACGACGGCGATGTCGTCGAAGGCGTACGCGCGGCGGCCGCGCTTGCCGCGCCCGATCTCGATCTCAGTCACGTTGTGGGGCCTTTCCCTCTTGGTCTGCGTGTCCAGTATCCCCGACACGCGTGCGAGGGGCGGTCCCGGCAATGCCGGAACCGCCCCTCACCACATCTGACCTGCGATTACTTACGGCTGTAGTTCGGCGCCTCGACCGTCATCTGGATGTCGTGCGGGTGGCTCTCCTTGAGGCCCGCGGACGTGATGCGGACGAAGCGGCCGTTCTCCTGGAGCTGCGGCACGGTCTGCCCGCCCACGTAGAACATCGACTGGCGCAGACCGCCCACCAGCTGGTGGACGACGGACGACAGCGGACCGCGGTACGGGACCTGGCCCTCGATGCCCTCGGGGATCAGCTGCTCGTCGGAGGCGACGCCCTCCTGGAAGTAGCGGTCCTTGGAGAAGGACTTCCGGTCGCCGCGCGTCTGCATGGCACCGAGCGAACCCATGCCCCGGTACGACTTGAACTGCTTGCCGTTGATGAACATCAGCTCACCCGGCGACTCCTCGCAGCCCGCGAGCAGCGAACCGAGCATCACGGTGTCGGCACCGGCGACGAGCGCCTTGGCGATGTCACCGGAGTACTGGAGGCCACCGTCGCCGATGACCGGGACCCCGGCCTCCTTGGCGGCGAGCGACGCCTCGTAGATGGCCGTGACCTGTGGGACACCGATACCGGCGACGACGCGCGTCGTGCAGATGGAGCCCGGTCCGACGCCGACCTTGATGCCGTCGACACCGGAGTCGATGAGCGCCTTGGCGCCGTCGCGGGTCGCGATGTTGCCGCCGATGACGTCGACGCCGCCCGCGTTGGACTTGATCTTGGCGACCATGTCGCCGACGAGCCGCGAGTGGCCGTGCGCGGTGTCGACGACGATGAAGTCGGCGCCCGCCTCGACGAGCGCCTGCGCCCGCTCGAAGGCGTCACCGGCGACGCCGACCGCGGCACCGACGAGCAGCCGGCCCTCGGAGTCCTTCGCGGCGTTCGGGTACTTCTCCGCCTTGACGAAGTCCTTGACGGTGATGAGGCCCTTGAGCACACCGGCGTCGTCGACCAGCGGAAGCTTCTCGATCTTGTGGCGGCGCAGCAGCTCCATGGCGTCGACGCCGGAGATGCCGACCTTGCCGGTGACGAGCGGCATCGGCGTCATGACCTCGCGCACCTGGCGGCTGCGGTCGTTCTCGAAGGCCATGTCGCGGTTGGTGACGATGCCGAGCAGCTTGCCGCCGCCGTCGACCACCGGCACACCGGAGATCCGGAACTTGGCACAGATCGCGTCGGCCTCGCCGAGCGTCGCGTCCGGGTGCACCGTGATCGGGTCGGTCACCATGCCGGACTCGGAGCGCTTCACGAGGTCGACCTGGTTCGCCTGGTCGGCGATCGACAGGTTGCGGTGCAGGACACCGACGCCGCCCTGACGCGCCATGGCGATGGCCATCCGGGACTCGGTGACCTTGTCCATCGCGGCGGAGAGCAGCGGGATGTTCACCCGCACGTTCTTGGAGACGTACGAGGCGGTGTCGATCTGGTCGGGCGCCATGTCCGACGAGCCCGGCAGCAGCAGCACGTCGTCGTAGGTCAGCCCGAGTGTCGCGAATTTCTCGGGCACTCCGTCGACGTTTGCAGTCATGACACCTTCCCCAAATGGCCTTGATCGGTGCGGATGTCCATGCTAACGGCCAGACGGGGTGTCTCATTCCACGATCAAGATCATCGGACTTCTTTGTACGTTCACACGTACGCGATCGGGACGGTGTGCTACTGCTCCGCGAGCGCCCTGAGGCGGCTCAACGCCCGGTGCTGGGCGACCCGCACGGCGCCGGGTGACATGCCGAGCATCTGCCCGGTCTCCTCGGCGGTGAGGCCGACGGCGATGCGCAGCAGGAGCAGCTCCCGCTGGTTGTCGGGCAGGTTGGCGAGCAGCTTCTTGGCCCATTCGGCGTCACTGCTGAGCAGTGCCCGCTCCTCGGGGCCGAGGGAGTCGTCGGGCCGCTCGGGCATCTCGTCGGACGGCACGGCCGTGGACCCGGGGCCGCGCATGGCGGCGCGCTGCAGGTCGGCGACCTTGTGCGCGGCGATGGCGAAGACGAAGGCCTCGAAGGGGCGCCCGGTGTCCTTGTAGCGCGGCAGTGCGAGCAGCACCGCGACACAGACTTCCTGGGCGAGGTCCTCCACGAAGTGCCGCGCGTCACCGGGCAGCCGGGACAGCCGGGTGCGGCAGTAGCGGATGGCGAGGGGATGGACGTGCGCGAGCAGATCGTGCGTGGCCTGCTCGTCACCGTCGACGGCTGCGCCGACTAGCGTACCGATGCCTCCCTGCGGGGTGGCTGCCTCGTCGTCGCGCATCGGTCCATGGTGCCTTGCCGAAGCGCGGTCCGCGTCGCCGCGGCCGTCGTTGTGCACTGAAGCGTTATGGACAGGTGCGCCGGAACTCATTTCCTGCGCCCTCCCCTCTCGCTGACCCTGCTCGCCCGATTCGTCGTCCCCGAGGAACTCCACACATCAAGGATGCGGCATCGCGCGGGAAACGAGGAGCCGCACCCCGAAGGGGCGCGGGGCACGGCGCGCCCAGCCACACGAAATCGGTGGACGGCTGGACGCAGCACCCCGGCGGCGCACTACCGGACCAGGCCCCACCGGAACCCGAGAGCCACCGCGTGCGCCCGGTCGGAGGCACCCAGCTTCTTGAACAGACGCCGCGCGTGCGTCTTCACCGTGTCCTCGGAGAGGAACAGCTCGCGCCCGATCTCGGCGTTGGACCGTCCATGGCTCATGCCTTCGAGCACCTGGATCTCGCGCGCGGTCAGGGTCGGCGCGGCACCCATCTCGGCCGAGCGCAGTCTGCGCGGCGCGAGCCGCCAGGTCGGGTCCGCGAGCGCCTGCGTCACCGTGGCCCGCAGTTCGGCGCGCGAGGCGTCCTTGTGCAGATAGCCGCGGGCGCCGGCGGCGACGGCGAGCGCCACGCCGTCCAGGTCCTCGGCGACGGTGAGCATGATGATGCGCGCACCGGGGTCGGCGGAGAGCAGCCGCCGCACTGTCTCGACGCCGCCCAGGCCGGGCATGCGTACGTCCATCAGAATCAGGTCCGAGCGGTCGGCGCCCCAGCGGCGGAGGACTTCCTCGCCGTTGGCCGCGGTCGTCACGCGCTCGACGCCGGGCACGGTCGCTACCGCGCGGCGCAGCGCCTCTCGGGCAAGCGGGGAGTCGTCGCAGACGAGGACGGATGTCATGACCGTCCTCCGCAGCTGATGCGCGTCACCTTGAGCCTCCAGGCTGGTACGAAATCGTCACCTGTGCGGTCGACGCTCTCGGACAGATGCCCGAGCGCTTGTTCTTTCAACCGCCTCGCACTCTCAACGACGGTCACTCGAAAGAGTTACGGGTCGGTCGGCCTCGTTCGGCACTCTACGTGAGGGGCCGGACACAGCGGGGGCGGCGCAACAGACCCTCAAGGTTTCATCACAAGCTATGCCCCATTTAGCGCCTTTTCTTCCCTTTTGCTGGTGTCTGTAGCTAGATTCGCAATGAGTCATATTTTCATCTCCTTAGACAGTAGATGTACGGTCATGGGCACCGTATCCGCGTCACAACGGCTACAAGGGGACAACGCAATGGCAGATTTCTCCCGCCTTCCCGGACCGAACGCAGATCTGTGGGACTGGCAGCTCCTCGCGGCCTGCCGCGGGGTCGACAGCTCGCTCTTCTTCCACCCGGAAGGCGAGCGGGGAGCGGCGCGCAGCGCCCGCGAGAACTCGGCCAAGGAGGTCTGCATGAGGTGCCCGGTGCGCGCGGAGTGCGCTGCTCACGCGCTCCAGGTGCGCGAGCCGTACGGCGTCTGGGGCGGACTCACCGAGGACGAGCGCGAAGAGCTCATGGGACGGGCCCGCAACCGGCTCGTCACGGCGTCGGCGATGGGTGGTGGAACCCCCGCGACCGGCGCGGGACGCAACTGAAGGAACGTTTCTGCGATGAGGGTGGCGTAGGTGCGCTCCGGCGCGCCCACGCCCTCGCTCAGACCGTCGCGGCCCTGGTGGCGGCCTTCGCCAGCTGGTCGAGGGTCGCGGCGACCGCCGGCACCTGGGCCAGATCGGGCAGGGTGAGCGCGACGATCTCGCGCTGCACCGCGGGCTCCACGGTCACTGTCCGTGCACCCTTGGGCCGAACGGACTCGATCGCCAGTTCGGGCAGGACGGCGACTCCGAGCCCCGCGCCGACGAGGCCGACCACCGCCGGATAGTCGTCCGTCGCGAAGTCGATACGGGGGACGAACCCGGCGCCCCGGCACACCTCCACCAACTGGCGCCGGCAGCGCGGGCACCCCGCGATCCACGACTCGTCCGCGAACGCGTCGATCGTCACCGAGCCCGCCGACGCGAGCCGGTGCCCCTCGGGGACCAGGCCCACGAGCCGGTCCGCGAGCAGCGGGCGTACGACCAGGTCGTCCCACTCCTCCGCCGCGTGAGCGCCTTCGTACCGGAAGGCAAGAGCCACGTCGCAGTCGCCCTCGCGCAGCATCTCCACCGAGCGCGGCGGCTCGGCCTCGACCAGCGAGACGCGGGTGCCGGGGTGTGCGGCGCGCAGGGCGGCCAGGGCCGTCGGGACCAGCGTCGAACTGCCGCTGGGGAAGGACACCAGACGCACCCGGCCCGCGCGCAGGCCCGCGATCGCGGCGACCTCCTCCTCGGCGGCGGTGAGCCCGGCGAGGATGCCCGCCGCGTGCCGCACGAGGGCCTCGCCGGCCTGGGTCAGGCGCATCTCGCGGCCCGTGCGGATCAGCAGCGGGGTGCCGGCCGAGCTCTCCAGGGCCTTCATCTGCTGGCTCACCGCGGGCTGGGTGCAGCCCAGCTCGCGGGCCGCCGCCGAGAAGGAGCCGGTGGCGGCGACGGCGCGCAGGACACGGAGATGACGGGCCTCGATCATGACTCAAGCATAAGCGGAGCTTGGGGTTCGCGGCGAATAATGCGTGGTGGCTTTGGCCAAGGTCCCGTAGCGTGCGATGCCATGAAGCTTCTGTCTCTCAACCTGGGCCGTCGCGAGGCCGTGGAGTACACCGACCAGCCGGAGGGCGTGACCGGCATCGACAAGCGGCCGGTCGAGGGCCCGGTGCGGGTCACCGCGCCCGGGGCCAAGGGGACCGGCGCGAGCGGGCTGGCCGGGGACGCGGTGTGCGACACCCGCCACCACGGCGGCGACGACCAGGCCGTCTACGCGTACGCGCGCGAGGACCTCGACGCCTGGGAGCGGACCCTGGGGCGGCCGCTGCCGAGCGGCGTGTTCGGCGAGAACCTCACCACCGAGGGCGTCGACATCACCGGCGCGAAGATCGGCGAGCGCTGGCGCGTCGGCCCCGACCTGGTCCTGGAGGTCACCTCGGGCCGGATCCCGTGCCGCACCTTCCAGGGGCACCTGGGCGAGCGCGGCTGGGTCAAGCGGTTCACGCAGGAGGGCGTTCCGGGGGCGTATCTGCGGGTGATCGAGCCGGGTGAGATCCGCGCGGGCGACGCGATCGAGGTGATCCACCGGCCCGACCACGAGGTGACGGTGGCGTTCCAGTTCCGGGCCGTGACGACCGAGCGGCCGCTGCTGCCCCGGCTGCTCGTGGCGGCGGACGCGCTGCACGCGGAGACGGTGCGGCAGGCGCGCGCGTACGTGACGAAGCACGGCCTGTAGGGGGGTCCGGCCGGGGAAACCCCCGGTGCCGTACGGGGGTCGGGTCAGGGGCGGGTGGGGGGTCGCCCCCGATGTGGGCGGGCCGGGGGCGGCGCGACGCTCGACGCATGACTCCGAAGACCCGGAAGACACCCAAGGCCCGCCTGAAGCGGGTCCTCCTCGTGCTCGGCTCGCTCGTCGCCGTCCTCGCGCTCGCGGTGGGCGGCGGCGTGCTGTGGCTGTGGAGCGACGCGAAGGTGAGCACGGCGGGCCGGGCGGAGTTCCGCAACGAACTGGCGGTGCCGCCGCTCGCGCCGTCGCACATCGACGAGAAGGACGGCGCGCGCGTCTTCGACCTGCGGATGCGCGAGGGCGAGAAGGAGTTCAGGCCCGGCAGGAGGACGGCCACGTGGGGCTTCGACGGGGATTTCCTCGGGCCGACCCTGCGCGCCGAGCGCGGCGAGAAGGTCAGGGTCCGCGTGCGCAACGAGCTCGACGAGGCGTCCAGCGTGCACTGGCACGGCATGCATCTGCCCGCCCGGATGGACGGCGGCCCGCACCAGATGATCGAGCCCGGCGCCGAGTGGACCCCGCGGTGGACCGTGGACCAGCCCGCCGCCACCCTCTGGTACCACCCCCATCCGCACGGGCGGACCGAGCGCCACGTCCAGCGGGGGCTCGCCGGGATGTTCCTGGTGGACGACGAGCGCAGCGAACGGCTCGCGCTGCCCCGGACGTACGGGGTCGACGATCTGCCGGTGATCGTGCAGGACGTGAAGTTCGACGGGGCCGGCTTCGACCACGGGCACGGGCTGATGCGGTCGGTCGGCTTCCTCGGTGACCGGACCATGGTCAACGGCACCCTCGACCCGTACCGGGTGGTGCGCGACGAGCGGGTCCGGCTGCGGCTGCTCAACGCGTCGACGGCACGGACGTACGCCTTCGGGTTCGCGGACGGCCGGGACGTCGCGCTCGTGGGGACGGACGGCGGGCTCCTGGAGCGGCCGGCCACGCTGGACCGGATCCGGCTGTCGCCCGGGGAGCGGGCCGAGATCGTGGTGCGGATGGCGCCCGGTGAGCGGGCCGTGCTGCGCAGCTTCCCGCAGGACGGCTACGGGGACGCGTGGCAGCGGCGGTTCGCGGGCGGCGACGACTCCTTCGACGTGTTGCAGCTGCGCGCGGCGGACCGGCTCCGGCCCTCCCCCGCGATCCCGTCCCGGCTGGGCGAGTTGGAGCTGCCCGACGCCCGGGACGCCGTGCGCGGACGGGACTTCGAGCTGCGGATGAGCGGCATCAACGGGCGGGCCATGGACATGGGCCGGATCGACGAGACGGTCACGCGCGGCACCACCGAGGTGTGGACCGTGCGCAACGACAACGGGATGCCGCACAACTTCCATGTGCACGACGTGCAGTTCAGGGTCGTCGAGGTCGACGGGGAGGCGCCGCCGCCCGAGCTGCGCGGCCGCAAGGACACCGTGTTCCTGCCGAGCGGGACGACGATGAGGCTGGCGCTGCGGTTCGACGGGGGACCGGAGTTCGCCGATCCCGAGGTGCCGTTCATGTACCACTGCCATCTGCTGTACCACGAAGACGGCGCAATGATGGGGCAGTTCGTGGTCGTCGACCAGGGGCAGCGGGCGCGGACGCCGGGCTCCGGTGATCACGGGCACCACTGATGCTCACTAACCTTGACGCATGACTACGGCACTGATCACGGGATCCACCGCGGGCATCGGCGCCGCGTTCGCCCGGCGCCTCGCCGCCGACGGGCACAACCTGGTGCTCGTCGCGCGCGACACGAAGCGGCTGCGGGAGCAGGCGACGGAGCTGCACGACGGGCACGGCATCGAGGCCGAGGTGCTCACCGCCGACCTGTCCACGGACGAGGGGATCGCGGCGGTCGAGGCGCGCCTCCAGGACCGTAAGGCGGCCGTCGACCTCCTCGTCAACAACGCCGGGTTCGGCAACAAGGGGCACTACCTCGAAGTCCCCATGGCCGACGAGCTGACGATGCTGAAGGTGCACTGCGAGGCGGTGCTGCGGCTGACGTCGGCGGCGACCGCGGTGATGCGCGAGCGCGGGCGGGGCGGCGTGGTCAATGTGGCGTCGGTCGCGGCGTTCGTGCCGCGCGGCACGTACGGGGCGTCGAAGGCGTGGGTCGTGCAGTTCACGCAGGGCGCGGCGAAGGACCTCGCGGGCAGCGGGGTCCGGCTGATGGCGCTGTGCCCGGGGTTCGTGCGGACGGAGTTCCACGAGCGGGCCGGGATGGGCACGGGCAACATCCCGAAGTGGATGTGGCTCGACGCGGACAAGCTGGTGGCCGCAGCCCTGTCCGACCTGGCCCGCGGCAAGTCGCTCTCGATCCCCGACCCGCGGTACAAGGCGCTGATGGGCGTGGTGAAGGTGACGCCGCGCGCGCTGCTCGGCGGGATCACGTCACGTACGGGACGGAAGTACGGGCCGCAGTAGGGCGACCTCGCGGGGCGCCCCGCGAACGGGCGAGGCCCGGCCCCCGCGCGCTGCGGGAACCGGGCCTCGGGAACAGCTCGGGTCAGTGCGAGTGACCGTGGCCGTGGCCGTGACCGGCGTCGGCCTCTTCCTCGGCCGGCTTCTCGACGACCAGGGTCTCGGTCGTCAGGAGCAGGGAGGCGATCGACGCGGCGTTCTCCAGGGCGGAGCGCGTGACCTTGACCGGGTCGATGACGCCGGCCTTGACCAGGTCGCCGTACTCGCCGGTCGCGGCGTTGTAGCCGAAGCCCTTGTCGAGCTCGGCGACCTTGGAGACGATCACGTAGCCCTCGAGGCCCGCGTTCTCGGCGATCCAGCGCAGCGGCTCGACGGCGGCGCGGCGGACGACGGCGACACCGGTGGCCTCGTCGCCCTCCTTGCCGAGGGAGCCCTCAAGGACCTTGACGGCGTGGACGAGCGCGGAGCCACCACCGGAGACGATGCCCTCCTCGACCGCGGCGCGGGTCGCGGAGATGGCGTCCTCCAGACGGTGCTTCTTCTCCTTGAGCTCGACCTCGGTCGCGGCACCGACCTTGATCACGCAGACGCCACCGGCGAGCTTCGCGAGGCGCTCCTGGAGCTTCTCGCGGTCCCAGTCGGAGTCCGTGTTCTCGATCTCGGCCTTGATCTGGTTGACGCGGCCCTCGACGTCGCCCTTGTTGCCGCCACCGTCGACGATCGTGGTGTCGTCCTTGGTGATGGTCACGCGGCGCGCGGAACCGAGCACGTCCAGGCCGGCCTGGTCGAGCTTGAGGCCGACCTCTTCGGCGATGACGGTGGCACCGGTGAGGGTGGCCATGTCCTGGAGCATCGCCTTGCGGCGGTCGCCGAAGCCCGGGGCCTTGACCGCGACGGCGTTGAACGTGCCGCGGATCTTGTTCACGACCAGGGTCGACAGGGCCTCGCCCTCGACGTCCTCGGCGATGATCAGCAGGGGCTTGGAGCCGCCGGCCTGGATGACCTTCTCCAGGAGCGGGAGCAGGTCCTGGATCGAGCCGATCTTGCCCTGGTGGATCAGGATGTACGGGTCGTCGAGGACGGCCTCCATACGCTCCTGGTCGGTGACGAAGTACGGGGACAGGTAGCCCTTGTCGAAGGCCATGCCCTCGGTGAAGTCGAGCTCCAGGCCGAAGGTGTTGGACTCCTCGACGGTGATGACACCGTCCTTGCCGACCTTGTCCATCGCCTCGGCGATGAGCTCGCCGACCTGGCTGTCCTGCGCGGACAGACCGGCGACGGCGGCGATGTCGGCCTTGTCGTCGATCGGACGGGCGGTCGCGAGGAGGTCCTCGGACACGGCCTTGACCGCGGCGTCGATGCCCTTCTTCAGGGCGGCCGGGGAGGCGCCGGCGGCGACGTTGCGCAGGCCTTCCTTGACGAGGGCCTGGGCCAGCACGGTGGCGGTGGTCGTACCGTCACCCGCGATGTCGTTGGTCTTGGTCGCCACCTCCTTCACCAGCTGCGCACCGAGGTTCTCGTAAGGGTCCTCGACCTCGACCTCACGGGCGATGGTCACACCGTCGTTGGTGATGGTGGGGGCGCCGAACTTCTTGTCGATGACGACGTTGCGGCCCTTGGGGCCGATCGTCACCTTGACCGTGTCGGCAAGCTTGTTGACGCCGCGCTCGAGGGCGCGACGGGCGTCCTCGTCGAACTTCAGGATCTTCGCCATGGGAGCGATTCAGCCCTCTCGGAAAACTCGGGGTGAAGCTTGATGTGGAGCTCGGTGCAGAGCCCTGTTCCAACGCACCGCGCCCCTGACCCCGGCTCGTTGAAGATCGCGGGTGCCAGGGGCGCGGTTCGAAGCAGACCGATCTGCTTCGGGGGTTCTACTTCTCGACGATCGCGAGCACGTCGCGAGCCGAGAGGACGAGGTACTCCTCGCCGTTGTACTTGACTTCGGTGCCGCCGTACTTGCTGTACAGCACGATGTCGCCGGTCTTCACGTCGAGCGGAAGGCGCTCGCCGTTCTCGAAGCGGCCCGGGCCCACGGCCAGGACGACGCCCTCCTGGGGCTTCTCCTTGGCGGTGTCCGGAATGACCAGGCCAGAGGCCGTGGTCTGCTCGGCGTCGAGCGGCTGGACCACAATGCGGTCCTCGAGCGGCTTGATGGCAACCTTGGAGCTGGTGGTCGTCACGATCCGGTCTCCCCCTTCGGAGATCTCACGGGGTTAACAGTCTGAGGTGGCGACCAGGTGGATCCGTCGTCGCGGGTGCCGGACCTGCCCGTCGCTGTTGGCACTCTCCAGTGGTGAGTGCCAGGGCCGAGACTATGACCGCGATTAGCACTCGGTCAAGCGGAGTGCCAATCGACGGCGGCGCGGCGGGGCATTTCGGTCGGTCGCGGGGCACGGATCGATCTCGGTCGGGGGCTTCGGAGCCGGAGCCCGGGGTTCCGTACGAGGCTCGGGGCATGGCCGGTCACTACCGCACTCCGCGCTCCCGCTGGGGAGACGCCGCGCTGGCGCTGTTCGTGCTGTTCGTGGACGCGCTGGCCTGCCTGACCGCGGCCGTGTGGCTGTGGGCCGCCCACGTCCCCGTGGAGGGGGTGCTGTGGGCGCTCCTCGCCCTCGCCGTCCTGGTCGTCGCCTCGGCCTTCGCGTTCGGCGGCCGGGCGGGCCTGCCCGTCACGGCGGGCGTCCAGGTCGTCGCCGGGTTCGCGCTCGGCCTCCTGGTCCTGGCCTCGTACGCCGCGTCGCACCGCGGTCACTGAGCCCGGCCGGGGAGGGACGGTCAGAGGTAGTCCTCCAACCGCCCCACCGTGAACCCCTGTTCCTGGATGCGGCGGAGCATGCGGGTCGTCATCTGGGTCAGGGTCGTGCCCTTGAGGTCGGCCGGGCCGCGGAAGTGGGTCAGGATGATGTCGCCGGGGTGCAGGCGGTCGCCGCCGTCGGCGTAGCGGAGGTCGTGGATCTGCATCGAGGCGCGCCACAGGACGATCGCGTCGATGCCGCAGGCGCCCGCCGCCCGCAGGGTGTCCGCGTCGTAGTTGCCGTAGGGCGGGCGGAGCAGCCGCGGGGCCGTGCCGAAGCGGGACCTGAGCCGGTCCTGCTGGCCGCAGATCTCGGCGTGCTGCCCGACGTAGCCGAGGCCGGGCAGGAACGGGTGCGTGAGGGTGTGGTTCTCGACCTCCGCGCCCAGCCGCCGCAGCGTGCCGAAGTGCCCGTAGCCGGGGGCCGCCACGGAGTGCGTGAGGAACATCGAGATCGGCAGCCGCAGGTCGCGGACCAGGTCGACGAAGCGGGGGTCCTTCTCAGCCCCGTCGTCGTAGGTGAGGAAGACGACCTTGTCCCGGGTGGGGACGCGGTCGACGACCGGGGGGACCGCCCCCGGTCCGCGGGGCGGGAGCACCCCGTGGGCGGGGGGTTCCGGCGCCGGCGCCAGCGGGGCGGCGAGGCCCCAGCGCCGGTGGGCGTCCGGTGCGGCGGGAGCCGCCGGGACCGGCGCGGCGGGGGCCGCCGGGGCCCCGCCGCGCCGGCCGACGGCCGCGGGTGGTGGCGGACCTTCTGCGCCGCCTTCCTGCCCATCCGCTCGATCGGGTCGACGGACTGCGCGCACCCGG includes:
- a CDS encoding SDR family oxidoreductase, coding for MTTALITGSTAGIGAAFARRLAADGHNLVLVARDTKRLREQATELHDGHGIEAEVLTADLSTDEGIAAVEARLQDRKAAVDLLVNNAGFGNKGHYLEVPMADELTMLKVHCEAVLRLTSAATAVMRERGRGGVVNVASVAAFVPRGTYGASKAWVVQFTQGAAKDLAGSGVRLMALCPGFVRTEFHERAGMGTGNIPKWMWLDADKLVAAALSDLARGKSLSIPDPRYKALMGVVKVTPRALLGGITSRTGRKYGPQ
- the groL gene encoding chaperonin GroEL (60 kDa chaperone family; promotes refolding of misfolded polypeptides especially under stressful conditions; forms two stacked rings of heptamers to form a barrel-shaped 14mer; ends can be capped by GroES; misfolded proteins enter the barrel where they are refolded when GroES binds); protein product: MAKILKFDEDARRALERGVNKLADTVKVTIGPKGRNVVIDKKFGAPTITNDGVTIAREVEVEDPYENLGAQLVKEVATKTNDIAGDGTTTATVLAQALVKEGLRNVAAGASPAALKKGIDAAVKAVSEDLLATARPIDDKADIAAVAGLSAQDSQVGELIAEAMDKVGKDGVITVEESNTFGLELDFTEGMAFDKGYLSPYFVTDQERMEAVLDDPYILIHQGKIGSIQDLLPLLEKVIQAGGSKPLLIIAEDVEGEALSTLVVNKIRGTFNAVAVKAPGFGDRRKAMLQDMATLTGATVIAEEVGLKLDQAGLDVLGSARRVTITKDDTTIVDGGGNKGDVEGRVNQIKAEIENTDSDWDREKLQERLAKLAGGVCVIKVGAATEVELKEKKHRLEDAISATRAAVEEGIVSGGGSALVHAVKVLEGSLGKEGDEATGVAVVRRAAVEPLRWIAENAGLEGYVIVSKVAELDKGFGYNAATGEYGDLVKAGVIDPVKVTRSALENAASIASLLLTTETLVVEKPAEEEADAGHGHGHGHSH
- the groES gene encoding co-chaperone GroES, yielding MTTTSSKVAIKPLEDRIVVQPLDAEQTTASGLVIPDTAKEKPQEGVVLAVGPGRFENGERLPLDVKTGDIVLYSKYGGTEVKYNGEEYLVLSARDVLAIVEK
- a CDS encoding polysaccharide deacetylase family protein; this translates as MLPPRGPGAVPPVVDRVPTRDKVVFLTYDDGAEKDPRFVDLVRDLRLPISMFLTHSVAAPGYGHFGTLRRLGAEVENHTLTHPFLPGLGYVGQHAEICGQQDRLRSRFGTAPRLLRPPYGNYDADTLRAAGACGIDAIVLWRASMQIHDLRYADGGDRLHPGDIILTHFRGPADLKGTTLTQMTTRMLRRIQEQGFTVGRLEDYL